From Camelina sativa cultivar DH55 chromosome 20, Cs, whole genome shotgun sequence, the proteins below share one genomic window:
- the LOC104769094 gene encoding probable E3 ubiquitin-protein ligase ARI16 translates to MEAYGQKYSVLVKTEVRDKMMEEINKISEFFSVSKSDATVILVRLRWNSFKASDLLVDNKDKFLAELGLARVPISNSSSAGRETTTLPDGDGDYLVSTPFCSHKFSTICWSEYLTDVLVKNKEETGFIISCLNQGCLASVGPDTIEKLTDTVKEMYEGWLLESYMESHKETMKWCPAPGCEYAILLKGDTYEVDFGVVCLCGHTFCWACDLESHRPVECKKAKVWGKDLLDELRTVAWIHANTKRCPNCRTRVQQNEDPDYKLMKCICSYSFCWVCLRTEEEHNGNWNCVPVACPVGESSSRELTQIRRLKDWELRQQEMEKAKYNQRFVEENYIPKLVDRCGVTELDIRTLKEAEILIVQCRQVLKWTCVFEYYMTEKYGSTKMQYLGHLRGLASIMVWNHEMTRRWVILESLEKRNFTYLKHQVETSTTNTGSHFDGFVKNLEEGMPEVVYVDGPIIRWECSKCFIKNKDVDQECQLCYLPRESPESSHVPPPDDLGKMD, encoded by the exons ATGGAAGCCTATGGTCAGAAATACTCTGTTCTCGTGAAGACCGAAGTTCGTGACAAGATGATGGAAGAAATCAATAAGATCTCGGAATTCTTCTCGGTGTCAAAGTCTGATGCAACCGTGATCCTAGTCCGTCTCCGTTGGAACTCGTTCAAGGCTTCAGATCTTCTTGTTGACAACAAGGATAAGTTTCTGGCGGAGCTAGGGCTGGCTCGAGTTCCTATTTCCAACTCTTCTTCTGCAGGTCGTGAGACGACGACCCTTCCTGATGGTGATGGAGATTACTTAGTCTCCACGCCCTTTTGCTCACACAAGTTTTCAACAATTTGCTGGAGTGAATATCTCACTGATGTTCTGGTGAAGAACAAGGAGGAGACAGGATTCATCATCTCTTGCCTTAACCAAGGCTGTCTCGCCTCTGTTGGACCCGATACCATCGAGAAGCTCACTGACACAGTGAAGGAGATGTACGAGGGATGGCTTCTCGAATCCTACATGGAGAGCCATAAGGAAACCATGAAATGGTGTCCTGCACCGGGTTGTGAATACGCCATACTGCTTAAGGGTGATACTTATGAAGTTGATTTCGGTGTGGTCTGTTTGTGTGGCCACACCTTCTGTTGGGCATGTGACCTTGAGTCACACCGCCCGGTGGAATGCAAGAAAGCAAAAGTTTGGGGGAAGGACCTGTTGGATGAGTTAAGGACCGTTGCTTGGATCCATGCAAACACCAAACGCTGTCCCAACTGCAGAACTCGTGTGCAGCAGAATGAGGATCCTGATTACAAGCTAATGAAGTGTATCtgcag TTATAGCTTCTGTTGGGTCTGCTTACGCACGGAGGAAGAGCATAATGGGAACTGGAATTGTGTTCCAGTGGCTTGTCCAGTGGGGGAATCTTCTTCACGTGAACTCACTCAGATCCGCCGCCTGAAAGACTGGGAGTTACGCCAGCAGGAAATGGAGAAGGCTAAATACAATCAGAGATTCGTAGAGGAAAACTACATTCCGAAACTAGTGGATAGATGCGGAGTGACCGAGCTGGACATAAGGACATTAAAGGAAGCAGAGATACTAATTGTGCAGTGCAGGCAGGTACTGAAGTGGACTTGTGTGTTCGAATACTACATGACGGAGAAGTACGGTAGCACGAAGATGCAGTACCTGGGACACCTACGAGGTCTAGCAAGCATAATGGTTTGGAATCACGAAATGACTCGACGTTGGGTTATACTAGAATCCCTCGAGAAAAGAAACTTCACATACTTAAAGCACCAGGTGGAAACAAGTACAACAAACACTGGTAGCCACTTCGATGGATTCGTCAAGAATCTTGAAGAAGGAATGCCAGAAGTAGTGTATGTGGATGGACCGATCATTCGCTGGGAATGCAGTAAGTGCttcattaaaaacaaagatgttGATCAAGAGTGCCAGTTGTGCTATCTCCCTCGGGAGTCTCCAGAATCTTCTCATGTGCCACCTCCTGATGACCTTGGAAAAATGGATTGA